A genome region from Populus alba chromosome 5, ASM523922v2, whole genome shotgun sequence includes the following:
- the LOC118062077 gene encoding uncharacterized TPR repeat-containing protein At1g05150: MTTRGTRSEKVKRIFQQFDANRDGGLNRDEMAALVVAVNPRVKFSDEQINAILDEVFRTYGEFIDGDKGLTYDGLLRTYDDGAGDVDRDFDALELELNDDNKGSTIEAEASSSSIVDEGVIESQKKQRTAAWAVSPNHGIVFDDTWKIVDDLEILIKRLKAKQAKDGKFKADNFDAFSDAGWSRELGPSSEISEKRVFWEESGNDFAAFVRELGALRTRADGARSREEAFDGHMAIGRVLYDHQLFKEALVSFKRACELQPVDVRPHFRAGNCLYVLGRYKEAKEEFLLALEAAEAGGNQWGYLLPQIYVNLGIALEGEGMVLSACEYYREAAILCPTHFRALKLLGSALFGVGEYKAAVKALEEAIFMKPDYADAHCDLASALHAMGEDEKAIEVFQKAIDLKPGHVDALYNLGGLYMDLGRFQRASEMYTRVLAVWPNHWRAQLNKAVSLLGAGETEEAKKALKEALKLTNRVELHDAISHLKQIQKKKVKGNEGANGEGVFVIVEPSKFNTVNGKTTLRQDLAIALQIRVFQRISRLSRCDVELLKKEMSENDVPMSYSGGGVPEKSIRKPNLEEILRRLLNFLKPETFQGAVKVINERILSVLDDTGSGRVDLGMIYAVLAPICSGTPDKRKRVAFDALLWRPVNEGGSQIKRTDAVRYINFLRAIYIPSHGVSEMLEFHGEEDSSMVSFKEFLVMFDDPDWGFGIMSTLVKLESGDRNRHGNCVCSVCRYPIIGSRFKEIKSHFSLCSQCYSEGKVSPAFKQDDYKFKEYGSEAEAMKDKCTCLPLQSRNGR, from the coding sequence ATGACGACAAGAGGGACTAGATCAGAGAAAGTGAAGAGGATTTTCCAACAATTTGATGCCAACCGTGATGGAGGTCTCAACAGAGATGAAATGGCAGCTTTGGTGGTGGCTGTGAACCCTAGAGTTAAATTTAGTGACGAGCAAATCAATGCGATTCTTGACGAAGTTTTCCGCACTTACGGAGAGTTTATTGATGGCGACAAAGGGTTAACCTATGATGGTTTATTGCGTACCTATGATGATGGAGCTGGTGACGTGGACCGTGATTTCGATGCGCTTGAATTGGAATtgaatgatgataataaagggAGCACGATCGAGGCGGAGGCGTCGTCTTCGTCAATTGTGGATGAAGGGGTTATAGAGTCGCAGAAGAAGCAGAGGACTGCTGCGTGGGCGGTTTCGCCTAATCACGGGATTGTTTTTGATGATACGTGGAAAATTGTTGATGATTTGGAGATTTTGATTAAGAGATTGAAAGCGAAGCAAGCTAAAGATGGGAAATTTAAAGCTGATAATTTTGATGCGTTTTCTGATGCCGGGTGGTCAAGGGAATTGGGGCCATCTTCGGAGATCTCGGAAAAGAGGGTGTTTTGGGAAGAGTCTGGGAATGATTTCGCGGCTTTCGTGAGAGAATTGGGGGCTTTGAGGACCAGAGCTGACGGGGCGAGATCGAGAGAAGAGGCATTTGATGGGCATATGGCAATTGGGAGGGTTTTGTACGATCATCAGTTGTTTAAAGAGGCGTTGGTTAGTTTTAAGAGAGCTTGTGAGTTGCAGCCTGTGGATGTTAGGCCACACTTTAGAGCTGGGAATTGTTTATATGTGCTTGGAAGGTATAAAGAGGCTAAAGAGGAGTTTTTGTTGGCGTTGGAGGCAGCAGAGGCAGGTGGGAATCAGTGGGGTTATTTGCTTCCCCAGATTTATGTGAATCTCGGGATTGCGCTGGAAGGTGAAGGTATGGTTTTAAGTGCTTGTGAGTATTATAGAGAAGCTGCTATTCTCTGCCCAACCCATTTTAGAGCTTTGAAACTTTTAGGTAGTGCTCTGTTTGGGGTAGGGGAATATAAGGCTGCTGTTAAAGCCTTAGAAGAGGCTATCTTTATGAAACCAGATTATGCTGATGCTCATTGTGATTTAGCTTCTGCTTTACATGCCATGGGTGAGGATGAGAAGGCAATAGAGGTGTTTCAAAAGGCAATTGATTTGAAACCTGGCCATGTGGATGCTTTGTATAATTTAGGTGGGCTGTACATGGATCTGGGTAGGTTTCAAAGAGCTTCTGAGATGTATACTAGGGTTTTAGCTGTCTGGCCAAACCACTGGCGGGCACAACTTAATAAGGCTGTCTCGTTGTTGGGGGCTGGGGAGACTGAGGAAGCTAAGAAAGCTTTGAAGGAAGCATTGAAATTGACAAATAGGGTTGAATTGCATGATGCAATATCTCATTTGAAGCAGATacagaagaagaaagtgaagggTAATGAAGGTGCCAATGGGGAGGGAGTGTTTGTCATTGTGGAACCTTCAAAATTTAATACGGTGAATGGCAAAACTACATTGAGGCAGGACTTAGCTATTGCTCTTCAAATCAGGGTGTTTCAGAGGATTTCCAGGTTAAGTCGATGTGATGTGGAACTTTTGAAGAAGGAAATGAGTGAAAATGATGTACCAATGTCTTATTCTGGTGGTGGTGTTCCTGAGAAATCAATACGCAAACCTAACTTAGAGGAAATTCTGCGGCGGTTGCTTAACTTCCTGAAGCCTGAAACCTTCCAGGGGGCTGTCAAGGTAATAAACGAGAGGATCCTCTCTGTTTTGGACGATACAGGCTCAGGCAGGGTGGATTTAGGTATGATCTATGCCGTTCTTGCTCCCATTTGCAGTGGCACTCCTGATAAGCGAAAAAGGGTTGCTTTTGATGCACTTTTATGGCGTCCTGTGAATGAAGGTGGTTCACAGATTAAAAGGACTGATGCTGTTCGTTACATCAATTTTCTGAGGGCTATTTATATTCCTTCTCATGGAGTTAGTGAAATGCTAGAGTTTCACGGAGAAGAAGATTCTTCAATGGTGTCTTTCAAGGAGTTTCTTGTGATGTTCGATGATCCTGATTGGGGCTTTGGTATTATGTCAACTCTGGTGAAGCTCGAATCTGGGGACAGGAACCGCCATGGAAATTGTGTTTGCTCAGTTTGCCGCTACCCAATTATTGGGTCCCGCTTCAAGGagataaaatctcattttagTCTATGTAGCCAGTGTTACAGCGAGGGGAAGGTGTCTCCTGCATTTAAGCAGGATGATTACAAGTTCAAAGAGTATGGAAGTGAGGCTGAAGCGATGAAAGACAAGTGCACGTGTCTCCCTTTGCAATCTCGTAATGGTCGGTAA
- the LOC118062078 gene encoding uncharacterized protein, which translates to MGKKKFIDKKKAATFQLFARDSSDPNFDGTDRVFVRVDNNPYTVESLLPGNKISSNSHFDDDPNSIFADAPDDMEDGDNGSFGNSANFGGVFFGESSSEPFPEDVRREILELGFPDDGYNYLLHLREIKSTVNGSGFFQNPKARLNQLPHDVKAYDASRLKVSELKSEDRNDKSIYHVASKSVGVRVQKAVDPEVAALLDDSDLSRFDSDVEDLEEDFVVRANLPEGEDDVDAGDLVEGSKVINEGINEYVNYGRENVVDRSGVEKAINAPVEVRGDFGDEKQRVRRPLDEQFDLLESQEYGTDDEGDEYDGYIAEEDEFLAGKLKHALNDHAVNDLELDEKYEVPADLLHGNDRPKDKELLESAAAVIRRCREYGKKYENEDEDKEVIIEEESSDESEKWDCETIVSTYSNLDNHPAKIGAPETARKKMLSKAVIGALNASSHVIALGGKEKLPVDFLPRRKPAAEKVKGAPSLQVEQQKRKQHGQETKDEKKERKTAVKEEKREARRVKKEIKGLYQCEAQRAQKAAAVAGPSSIHLV; encoded by the exons atgggGAAGAAGAAATTCATCGACAAGAAAAAAGCCGCAACTTTCCAATTATTCGCACGCGATTCCTCCGATCCCAATTTCGACGGCACTGACCGAGTTTTCGTGCGAGTCGATAACAATCCCTACACAGTAGAAAGCCTCTTGCCCGGCAACAAAATCTCCAGCAACAGCCACTTCGATGACGATCCTAATTCAATTTTCGCCGACGCGCCGGATGATATGGAGGATGGAGACAATGGTAGCTTTGGTAATTCCGCGAACTTTGGAGGCGTTTTTTTTGGTGAGTCATCCTCGGAGCCTTTCCCAGAGGATGTCAGGAGGGAGATTTTGGAATTAGGGTTTCCCGATGATGGTTATAATTATTTACTTCACTTGAGAGAGATTAAAAGTACCGTTAATGGCTcgggtttttttcaaaatcctaAAGCCAGGCTTAATCAGCTTCCTCATGATGTTAAG GCTTATGATGCATCGAGACTAAAAGTGTCGGAATTGAAAAGTGAGGACAGGAATGATAAGTCGATTTACCATGTAGCTTCGAAGAGTGTTGGCGTTAGGGTTCAGAAAGCTGTTGATCCTGAAGTAGCGGCATTGCTGGATGACAGTGATTTGTCGCGGTTTGATTCCGATGTTGAGGACTTGGAGGAGGATTTTGTTGTTCGTGCGAATCTTCCTGAGGGAGAGGATGATGTGGATGCTGGTGATTTGGTTGAGGGATCAAAGGTGATTAACGAAGGGATCAATGAATATGTTAACTATGGTCGAGAAAATGTAGTGGATCGCAGTGGGGTAGAGAAAGCAATCAATGCTCCAGTGGAGGTAAGAGGTGATTTTGGAGATGAAAAGCAGCGAGTTCGTCGTCCTTTGGATGAACAATTTGATTTG CTTGAAAGTCAAGAATATGGCACTGATGATGAAGGTGATGAATATGATGGTTACATAGCTGAAGAAGATGAATTTCTAGCAGGCAAGCTTAAACATGCCCTTAATGATCATGCAGTCAATGACCTGGAACTTGATGAAAAATATGAGGTTCCTGCAGATTTATTGCATGGAAATGATAGACCAAAAGACAAAGAACTATTAGAATCGGCAGCTGCTGTCATTCGCCGCTGTAGAGAATATGGGAAGAAGTATGAAAATGAGGATGAAGATAAAGAGGTTATTATTGAAGAGGAAAGTAGTGATGAGTCAGAAAAGTGGGATTGTGAGACTATTGTCTCAACATATTCAAATCTTGATAACCACCCTGCTAAAATTGGAGCTCCAGAAACTgctagaaaaaagatgttgtccAAAGCTGTTATTGGGGCTTTAAATGCTTCCAGTCATGTTATTgcccttggaggaaaagaaaagcttCCTGTAGACTTTTTGCCTCGCAGAAAACCTGCTGCAGAAAAGGTCAAGGGTGCGCCTAGCTTACAAGTGGAGCAGCAAAAGAGGAAGCAACATGGCCAGGAGACAAAGGACGAGAAGAAAGAACGAAAG ACTGCTGTAAAGGAGGAAAAGCGTGAAGCTCGACGCGTGAAAAAGGAGATAAAGGGGCTCTACCAGTGTGAAGCACAGCGTGCTCAGAAAGCTGCTGCTGTAGCAGGCCCATCTTCCATTCATCTTGT GTAA
- the LOC118062076 gene encoding protein ACCUMULATION AND REPLICATION OF CHLOROPLASTS 6, chloroplastic, with amino-acid sequence MEALRHVGIGLCTPKLFPPLKKPSKVSTTITCSASKWADRLLSDFQFFTSTDTSSSDLLHHPLSSSTATLAPPLPLSPPERYVSIPLHFYQVLGAETHFLGDGIKRAYEARVSKPPQYGFSQDALVSRRQILQAACETLADPASRRDYNQGLIDDETDTIITQVPWDKVPGGLCVLQEAGETEVVLQIGESLLRERLPKSFKQDVVLAMVLAYVDMSRDAMALDPPDFIRGREVLERALKLLQEEGASSLAPDLQAQIDETLEEITPRSVLELLALPLSEEYRTRREEGLQGVRNTLWAVGGGGAAPVAGGFTREDFMNEAFLRMTAAEQVDLFVTTPSNIPAQNFEVYGVALALVAQAFVGKKPHLITDADNLFGQLQQIKVTNQGSLVPVLGSMENRDIDFGLERGLCSLLVGELDECCKWLGLDSDNSPYRNPPIFDFIMENSKDDDDSNLPGLCKLLETWLMEVVFPRFRDTKDIEFKLGDYYDDPTVLRYLERQEGGGRSPLAAAAAIVRIGAEATAVIDHVKASAIQALQKVFPLGHKDMGAEFHENDGINSVLSAVETEKPFESLGLENREEIYSDEVPEEELITEKIKDASIKIMCAGVAIGLLTLAGLKCFPPRTGSFIRQKEIGSAMASDTINLNSAVDEQISEDLPRMDARFAEDIVRKWQNIKSQAFGPDHCLAKLPEVLDSQMLKIWTDRAAEIAHLGWVYEYMLLDLTIDSVTVSVDGLNAAVEATLKESTRLTDEVHPENNASNVKTYTTRYELSRSNSGWKITEGAIMM; translated from the exons ATGGAAGCCTTGAGACATGTCGGCATTGGCCTTTGCACTCCCAAACTATTTCCCCCtttaaaaaaaccctcaaaagTAAGCACCACAATCACCTGCTCCGCCAGCAAATGGGCTGATCGCCTCCTTAGTGATTTCCAATTCTTCACCTCCACCGACACCTCCTCCTCCGACCTCCTCCACCACCCTCTTTCCTCTTCCACCGCCACTCTCGCtcctcctctccctctctcaccTCCCGAACGCTATGTCTCCATCCCCCTCCACTTCTACCAG gttttaggaGCTGAAACACATTTCCTTGGAGATGGAATAAAGAGAGCTTATGAAGCTAGGGTTTCTAAACCACCACAATACGGTTTCAGTCAAGACGCTTTGGTTAGCCGCAGGCAAATTCTCCAAGCTGCCTGTGAAACCCTAGCTGACCCTGCCTCTAGAAGAGATTACAATCAAGGCCTTATCGATGACGAGACTGATACCATCATCACTCAAGTTCCCTGGGACAAG gtTCCGGGGGGATTGTGTGTATTACAAGAAGCAGGGGAGACTGAGGTGGTGCTTCAAATTGGAGAGAGTTTGTTAAGGGAGAGATTGCCGAAGTCGTTTAAGCAAGATGTGGTGTTGGCAATGGTGCTTGCTTATGTGGATATGTCGAGGGATGCTATGGCGTTGGATCCGCCAGATTTTATTAGAGGGCGTGAAGTGCTAGAGCGGGCTTTGAAGCTTCTGCAG GAGGAAGGTGCCAGTAGCCTTGCACCTGATTTACAAGCACAGATTGATGAGACATTGGAAGAGATTACCCCAAGATCTGTCCTCGAACTTCTTGCATTGCCCCTCAGTGAAGAATACCGAACAAGAAGGGAGGAGGGTCTCCAAGGAGTGCGGAACACATTATGGGctgttggaggaggaggagcagcACCGGTTGCTGGAGGATTTACCCGGGAAGATTTCATGAATGAGGCCTTCTTACGTATGACAGCAGCTGAGCAG GTTGATCTGTTCGTCACCACGCCAAGTAATATCCCGGCtcaaaattttgaagtttatggAGTGGCACTTGCCCTTGTTGCCCAAGCTTTCGTTGGTAAAAAGCCTCATCTCATCACAGATGCTGATAACCTATTCGGACAACTTCAGCAGATTAAGGTAACAAATCAAGGGAGTCTTGTTCCTGTCCTTGGTTCCATGGAAAACCGTGATATTGACTTTGGTTTGGAGAGGGGTCTTTGTTCACTGCTTGTAGGTGAGCTTGATGAATGTTGTAAATGGTTGGGTTTAGACAGTGATAACTCTCCTTACAGAAATCCAcctatttttgattttatcatggAAAATTCAAAGGATGATGATGACAGCAATCTTCCTGGACTTTGTAAATTGTTGGAGACATGGTTGATGGAGGTGGTATTTCCTAGATTTAGGGACACCAAAGATATAGAATTCAAGCTTGGAGATTATTATGATGACCCCACTGTCTTGAGATACCTAGAAAGGCAGGAAGGAGGTGGCCGTTCACCATTGGCTGCAGCAGCAGCCATAGTGAGAATTGGGGCTGAGGCTACTGCTGTTATTGATCATGTGAAGGCTAGTGCAATTCAGGCATTGCAGAAGGTGTTTCCTCTTGGTCACAAGGACATGGGTGCAGAATTCCATGAAAATGATGGGATCAATTCAGTCCTTTCTGCTGTAGAAACGGAAAAGCCTTTTGAAAGTCTTGGTCTAGAGAATCGTGAAGAAATATATTCTGATGAAGTACCTGAAGAAGAATtaattactgaaaaaataaaagatgccaGTATCAAAATCATGTGTGCTGGTGTGGCAATTGGACTGCTGACTTTAGCTGGCCTGAAGTGTTTTCCTCCTAGGACTGGCTCCTTCATTCGACAGAAAGAAATTGGTTCGGCAATGGCATCTGACACCATCAATTTga ATTCAGCAGTAGATGAACAAATTTCCGAGGACTTACCCAGAATGGATGCAAGGTTTGCAGAGGATATAGTTCGCAAGTGGCAAAACATTAAATCTCAGGCTTTTGGACCTGATCACTGCCTGGCAAAATTGCCAGAG GTTTTGGATAGTCAGATGTTGAAAATATGGACAGATCGTGCGGCCGAAATTGCACATCTTGGTTGGGTATACGAGTATATGCTGTTGGACCTGACTATTGACAGTGTGACTGTATCTGTAGATGGACTAAATGCTGCAGTAGAAGCAACACTCAAAGAGTCAACTCGCTTAACTGATGAGGTTCATCCAGAGAACAATGCCTCAAATGTCAAAACCTACACGACAAGATATGAGCTATCACGTTCCAATTCGGGATGGAAAATAACTGAAGGAGCAATTATGATGTAA
- the LOC118062268 gene encoding uncharacterized protein, producing MAAVELRGDEGTNSIADDHTKVNVTFLDPAKLQGSQNKTSNTEAVVNYNKNRYGGQYRGGGGGGGGGGGGGGGGGGGGGGGGGGSGWGWGGGGGGWYKWGCGGKGKGGGGGSRGDYKLGEFAQCTRKGRCKGMRLDCPLHCGGPCFYDCQHMCKAHCRRP from the exons ATGGCAGCTGTTGAGCTGAGAGGTGACGAGGGAACGAACAGCATTGCTGATGATCATACCAAAGTCAATGTCACTTTTTTAGATCCTGCCAAGCTACAAGGAAGTCAAAACAAAACTTCTAATACTGAAGCTGTTGTCAACTACAACAAAAACAGGTATGGTGGACAatatagaggaggaggaggaggaggtggtggtggtggtggtgggggagGGGGAGGCGG tggtggtggtggtggtgggggagGTGGGAGTGGATGGGGATGGGGAGGAGGAGGCGGTGGTTGGTATAAATGGGGGTGTGGCGGGAAAgggaaaggaggaggaggaggcagtAGAGGC GACTACAAGCTCGGAGAGTTTGCACAATGCACGAGAAAAGGAAGGTGTAAAGGAATGAGGTTAGATTGCCCTCTTCATTGTGGAGGCCCTTGCTTCTACGACTGCCAACACATGTGCAAGGCTCATTGTCGACGTCCTTGA
- the LOC118062080 gene encoding B-box zinc finger protein 21, with the protein MKIQCDVCSKEEASVFCTADEAALCDTCDHRVHHANKLASKHQRFSLLHPSSKNFPVCDICQDKRAFLFCQQDRAILCRDCDGPIHTANEHTQKHNRFLLTGVKLSATSAVYMSSSSSVTISGDLAPDSKSQKQQQQQSIKKPVSVAPVNSNPPAAPSTLSANTVINKDGDNLVTSEGFGSTTSSTISEYLMETLPGWHVEEFLDSSSTTPFGFSKIDDGTLLPYMDTHDLERNMSSFSSESLGLWVPQAPPPPLCTSQQYYYPQLVAESGFKEIKETTNMKANRRLTDDAFTVPQISPPSNIGSKRSRLLW; encoded by the exons ATGAAGATCCAGTGTGACGTTTGTAGCAAAGAAGAGGCCTCGGTGTTTTGCACCGCTGACGAGGCAGCGCTTTGTGACACTTGTGACCACCGTGTCCATCATGCCAACAAGCTTGCTTCAAAGCATCAGCGTTTTTCCCTTCTCCATCCTTCCTCAAAAAACTTCCCCGTCTGTGATATCTGCCAG GACAAACGGGCTTTCTTGTTCTGTCAACAAGACAGGGCGATTTTATGCAGAGATTGTGACGGTCCAATACACACAGCAAACGAGCATACCCAGAAGCATAATAGGTTTCTTCTCACAGGAGTCAAGCTCTCTGCTACATCTGCTGTTtatatgtcttcttcttcctccgttACCATTAGTGGCGATCTTGCTCCTGACTCCAAGTCTCaaaaacagcagcagcaacaatcaATCAAGAAACCTGTGTCTGTTGCTCCAGTGAATTCCAATCCACCTGCAGCTCCCAGTACCTTGTCAGCAAACACAGTAATAAACAAGGATGGGGATAATTTGGTAACAAGTGAAGGGTTTGGTTCGACAACAAGTAGTACTATATCAGAGTACTTGATGGAGACTCTTCCTGGCTGGCATGTTGAAGAATTTCTTGATTCCTCTTCCACTACTCCCTTTGGTTTCAGTAAG ATTGATGATGGTACTCTCTTGCCGTATATGGACACTCATGATCTTGAACGCAATATGAGTTCTTTCTCGTCAGAAAGTTTGGGGCTTTGGGTCCCCCAAGCACCACCTCCTCCCCTATGCACATCTCAACAATATTACTATCCACAATTGGTAGCGGAGAGTGGATTCAAGGAGATAAAAGAGACCACAAACATGAAAGCTAACAGAAGGTTAACAGATGATGCCTTCACTGTTCCACAGATAAGTCCTCCATCAAATATTGGCTCCAAGAGATCTAGGCTCTTGTGGTAG